In the Alteromonas sp. M12 genome, one interval contains:
- a CDS encoding TonB-dependent receptor: MMKKILFNQVSCKRSILATSFTGALLSVSSPSIIAQEVNAALQADLKDDTEIIEVTGVRSSLENALNVKRNASSIVDAISATDIDSLPALDLGEALQLLPGVQLNTEDAQRNSEISLRGLGSGFVLTTAEGQSFATPSRSSDLVGSTNPFGSFEASVFDGITVIKSPTADIQEGGIAGVVDKTLQRALGKPDGRYTLSLGSRYEELAQSWDNEFRFSGSKHLIKDKLAVAVKVAGSEQNFRRDTANWDDRAFVNEDVANVAEFIERHGLEENASIYAPVRARQITENARGDRISATGNIEWQASESIKLGANILYTKRVLDESNMEDVNFSIRSQLDSRYTRGPNAGEVMQSVELLGNPVRLNDAEDGSPIYTVDQVELTNVTWAPANRLFSYTEEAKGIFLYGDYVSDDWLIDSTISASSSSNQFINEGIDIRHLTSANNNGFEPTGITGTINTGNGNLGEASSTLQGWDTFTYSGDWSSVPLSNFDTRLDKSVNGGRDVRLYINGRVDRPERDFNSFEANFRRYIDFGTDVAKLSSVKFGVRQSNEELINDDFRIGAGGINTEGLSEDTIFLDSLTSDSQAEYFNGDFPGYYGINNGWRVLDSENLRTMLQTDRDIPEGAEFAGDTGWLIRTANGLNQFYTNNFSVEQQINAAYVMADFEGELAGIFYSGNLGVRHVQTKNDLIGSGFVEGEDVPFITSNEYKHTLPSLNISLELQEDLILRTAYAEGLVRPNLRAQTPSGTINSTPNRVTIENPRSDVKPYTSKSYDISLEWYNREGSAISFGYFKKEITNLFGDRQTVCPVGAEAQFDGLVGQLERIDQPDGGFICQEAGSFTDPQTGEITQNREVVIQEYPNIDATIDVNGYELAIQQNLDFLPYPWNGFGGVFNYTYVKTDEGDDAPPMTRIAPRSYNIITYWENDGISIRFSYNWQDEKLLSAGGGDPNFLGSDARSQTSGGRLDAALAYKWSENLKLNLNAFNLNNRQEYDFIGGNEDAIHRVRYSGRQYQIFASYTF, from the coding sequence ATGATGAAAAAAATATTGTTTAATCAAGTTAGTTGCAAACGTTCAATACTCGCTACCAGTTTCACTGGAGCATTGTTATCAGTTAGTTCTCCTTCAATTATTGCCCAAGAGGTTAATGCCGCCTTGCAAGCAGATTTAAAAGATGACACTGAAATCATTGAAGTTACTGGTGTAAGAAGTTCTCTAGAAAATGCATTAAATGTCAAACGAAATGCAAGCTCAATAGTAGATGCTATATCTGCTACCGATATCGATTCTCTCCCCGCTTTAGATTTAGGTGAAGCGCTGCAATTGCTGCCGGGTGTACAATTGAATACCGAAGATGCGCAACGAAATTCTGAGATAAGCTTACGAGGCTTAGGTAGTGGATTCGTACTCACTACTGCTGAAGGGCAATCTTTTGCAACACCTAGTCGTTCTTCTGATCTAGTGGGAAGTACGAATCCTTTTGGTTCGTTCGAAGCAAGTGTCTTTGATGGTATTACTGTCATAAAAAGTCCAACAGCAGATATTCAAGAAGGTGGTATTGCTGGTGTGGTTGATAAAACACTACAGCGCGCATTAGGAAAGCCGGATGGACGTTATACTTTGAGTCTCGGGTCTCGCTATGAAGAGCTCGCACAATCCTGGGACAATGAGTTTAGATTTTCAGGTAGTAAACACCTAATAAAAGACAAATTAGCTGTAGCTGTTAAAGTTGCTGGCTCAGAACAAAATTTCCGTCGTGATACGGCGAACTGGGACGATCGTGCCTTTGTAAACGAAGATGTCGCAAATGTTGCTGAGTTTATCGAAAGACATGGGTTAGAAGAGAATGCGAGTATTTATGCACCAGTTCGCGCTAGGCAGATTACTGAAAATGCACGCGGAGATAGAATATCTGCTACTGGTAATATCGAGTGGCAGGCAAGCGAGAGTATTAAACTCGGTGCGAATATTTTGTATACCAAACGTGTTCTTGACGAGAGCAATATGGAAGATGTCAATTTTTCCATTCGTTCTCAACTCGATTCACGTTATACCAGAGGTCCTAATGCTGGCGAAGTAATGCAATCTGTAGAGTTGCTTGGTAACCCTGTACGTTTAAATGATGCCGAAGATGGTTCGCCAATTTACACGGTTGATCAAGTTGAATTAACTAACGTTACGTGGGCGCCTGCCAATCGACTGTTTTCTTACACTGAAGAAGCAAAAGGAATTTTTTTATATGGTGATTACGTAAGCGATGACTGGTTAATCGATAGTACAATCAGCGCATCTAGTTCAAGTAACCAATTTATCAATGAAGGGATTGATATACGTCATCTTACATCGGCAAATAATAATGGTTTTGAACCCACAGGAATTACAGGTACCATCAACACTGGCAACGGTAACTTAGGCGAAGCATCATCTACCTTACAAGGTTGGGATACGTTTACCTATTCAGGCGATTGGAGCAGTGTTCCGCTTTCAAATTTCGACACTCGTTTAGATAAATCTGTGAATGGTGGAAGAGACGTTCGACTTTATATAAATGGTCGTGTTGACCGTCCTGAACGAGACTTTAATAGCTTTGAAGCCAACTTTAGACGCTATATCGATTTTGGTACTGATGTCGCTAAACTTTCGTCTGTTAAATTTGGGGTTCGTCAGTCTAATGAGGAGTTAATAAACGATGACTTCAGAATTGGCGCTGGCGGGATAAATACCGAAGGGCTGTCGGAGGACACCATCTTTCTAGATTCGCTTACATCAGATAGTCAAGCTGAATATTTTAATGGCGACTTTCCTGGCTATTACGGGATTAACAATGGTTGGCGAGTGCTTGATTCTGAAAACCTAAGAACTATGCTGCAAACTGATAGGGATATACCAGAAGGGGCTGAGTTTGCAGGTGATACTGGCTGGTTAATTCGTACCGCTAACGGTCTCAACCAATTTTACACTAACAACTTTTCAGTTGAACAGCAGATTAATGCAGCCTATGTCATGGCAGATTTTGAAGGTGAATTAGCGGGTATCTTTTATTCAGGTAATTTGGGCGTTCGACATGTTCAGACGAAAAATGATCTTATAGGTTCAGGCTTTGTTGAGGGAGAGGACGTACCATTCATTACTAGCAATGAATATAAACATACGCTTCCTTCACTCAATATCTCGTTGGAACTTCAAGAAGACCTGATATTAAGAACCGCTTATGCAGAAGGATTGGTACGGCCTAATTTGCGCGCCCAAACACCGAGCGGCACTATCAACTCTACACCCAACAGAGTCACCATAGAGAACCCTAGGAGCGATGTAAAACCTTACACATCAAAAAGTTATGACATATCTCTAGAATGGTACAATCGAGAAGGAAGCGCTATTTCTTTCGGTTACTTTAAAAAAGAAATAACCAATTTGTTTGGTGACAGACAAACTGTTTGCCCTGTTGGAGCAGAAGCACAATTTGATGGTCTCGTTGGACAACTCGAACGAATAGATCAACCAGATGGTGGCTTTATTTGTCAGGAAGCAGGCTCTTTCACAGATCCCCAAACAGGCGAAATTACACAAAATCGTGAAGTTGTAATTCAAGAATATCCAAATATTGATGCAACGATTGACGTAAACGGTTATGAATTGGCAATACAACAAAACCTCGACTTTTTGCCTTATCCTTGGAATGGATTTGGTGGTGTATTTAACTACACTTACGTTAAAACAGATGAGGGTGACGATGCTCCTCCTATGACACGCATAGCACCACGTTCGTATAATATCATCACGTATTGGGAAAACGACGGGATTTCAATTCGCTTTTCTTACAATTGGCAAGATGAGAAACTCCTGAGTGCTGGTGGCGGTGATCCGAATTTTCTTGGTAGTGATGCTCGGTCACAAACATCTGGTGGACGTTTAGATGCAGCTTTAGCCTATAAATGGAGTGAAAACTTGAAGCTGAACCTGAATGCGTTCAACCTCAACAACCGCCAAGAGTATGACTTTATTGGTGGAAACGAAGATGCGATACATCGAGTTCGTTATTCGGGCCGACAGTATCAAATCTTTGCTAGCTATACGTTTTAA